Proteins encoded in a region of the Massilia sp. UMI-21 genome:
- the rpoE gene encoding RNA polymerase sigma factor RpoE has translation MQEGRCSDGAWSVTTEREGDQLLVERVQAGDRGAFDLLVAKYQRRLMRLVSRLVHDPAEAEDVVQETFIKAFRALRHFRGDSAFYTWLYRIGINTAKNFLVTQGRRAPTSTEADAERAEGFDDADSLRDINTPESVLASKQIAHTVNAAMEALPVELRTAIVLREIEGLSYEEISEVMACPIGTVRSRIFRAREVIAEKLRPLLDFPVDKRR, from the coding sequence ATGCAGGAGGGCCGTTGCAGCGATGGGGCATGGTCCGTGACGACAGAACGCGAGGGAGATCAGCTGTTGGTGGAGCGCGTCCAGGCCGGCGACCGGGGGGCGTTCGACCTGCTCGTGGCCAAATACCAGCGCCGCCTGATGCGCCTGGTGTCGCGTCTCGTGCACGATCCGGCGGAAGCCGAAGACGTGGTGCAAGAGACCTTCATCAAGGCCTTTCGCGCCCTGCGTCACTTCCGCGGCGATTCGGCCTTCTACACCTGGCTGTATCGCATCGGCATCAACACGGCCAAGAATTTTTTGGTGACTCAGGGCCGCCGCGCGCCGACCTCGACCGAGGCCGATGCCGAGCGGGCAGAGGGATTCGACGACGCAGACAGCTTGCGCGACATAAACACACCGGAATCGGTGCTGGCGAGCAAGCAGATTGCCCACACGGTCAATGCGGCGATGGAAGCGCTGCCGGTGGAATTGCGAACGGCAATTGTCCTGCGAGAAATAGAGGGATTGAGCTACGAAGAAATTTCCGAGGTGATGGCGTGTCCGATAGGAACCGTACGCAGCCGGATTTTCCGCGCACGCGAAGTCATTGCTGAGAAATTGCGCCCTTTGCTCGATTTCCCGGTTGACAAACGTCGGTAG
- a CDS encoding transcriptional regulator, which produces MDTNKKIREYISAFADGELPDADLELALAALREEDGRRAWDLYHRIGDALRSDRDEPVLSSGFAARLSAKLAAEPVPQRRPAPPATPGEALAAIAPAVVAGADPLKGAKRTAQAAPHDGPAPETAPAAVKRL; this is translated from the coding sequence ATGGACACGAATAAGAAGATACGCGAATACATATCGGCCTTTGCGGACGGCGAATTGCCGGATGCCGACCTCGAACTTGCGCTGGCGGCGCTGCGCGAAGAAGACGGCCGGCGGGCATGGGACCTCTACCACCGGATCGGCGACGCGCTGCGCAGCGATCGGGACGAGCCCGTGCTCTCATCCGGTTTCGCCGCGCGCCTGTCCGCCAAACTCGCCGCCGAGCCGGTGCCCCAGCGGCGCCCGGCGCCGCCCGCCACGCCGGGCGAGGCACTGGCGGCGATCGCGCCGGCCGTCGTGGCCGGCGCCGACCCGCTCAAAGGCGCCAAGCGAACAGCGCAGGCGGCGCCCCATGACGGGCCAGCGCCGGAAACCGCCCCGGCCGCCGTCAAGCGCCTCTGA